A single window of Paenibacillus sp. FSL H8-0537 DNA harbors:
- a CDS encoding MarR family transcriptional regulator gives MQQDRNLQHKFRMIGLMMKLNVNKKLEAYGLTVEQGHAIRYINEHEEGGLSQKDLEITFNRKGSSISSLVNNLEKKGLIVRRSDPKDERRNLLRVTPAAKELLGSFNQYFEDFELTLLEGFTDDETNLLFRFLARIEANIDEDTTNSFERR, from the coding sequence ATGCAGCAAGACCGCAACCTGCAGCATAAATTTCGTATGATCGGACTAATGATGAAGCTCAACGTCAATAAGAAGTTGGAGGCGTACGGGCTAACGGTAGAGCAAGGGCATGCCATTCGGTATATTAATGAACATGAAGAAGGGGGACTTTCCCAGAAGGATCTAGAAATCACCTTTAACCGTAAAGGCTCCTCTATCAGCAGTCTGGTCAACAATTTGGAGAAGAAAGGCCTTATTGTTCGCAGGTCTGATCCGAAGGATGAGCGCCGCAACCTATTGCGTGTAACCCCAGCTGCGAAAGAGCTTCTTGGCTCATTCAATCAATATTTTGAAGATTTTGAACTTACGCTGCTGGAAGGCTTCACCGACGATGAAACCAACTTACTGTTCAGGTTCCTTGCACGCATCGAAGCCAATATCGATGAAGATACAACGAACTCTTTTGAGCGCAGATAG
- a CDS encoding SprT family zinc-dependent metalloprotease has product MNIEFENQTISFHVQYGNREKKISIQIEPSGFITVKAPKAASEEVIKRAVERHGKWILQQTQHLAEATKAPQTKQYQDTEKFLYLGKEHLLHELIKTDGLTEEELRKNLKKFYFSSCKKLIGERLPIYQAQLRIKPKTVEIVESTTKWGSCSSSKHLTFNYRLAMAPIDVIDYVIIHELCHLFHMNHDRSFWRRVGSLMPDYKEKEQYLARYGGFMTL; this is encoded by the coding sequence ATGAACATTGAATTTGAAAATCAAACGATATCGTTTCATGTTCAATATGGCAATCGTGAAAAGAAAATATCGATTCAAATCGAGCCATCAGGCTTCATTACGGTAAAAGCGCCGAAAGCAGCAAGTGAAGAGGTCATTAAACGGGCAGTCGAGCGGCATGGGAAATGGATTTTGCAGCAAACGCAGCATCTTGCGGAGGCTACTAAAGCGCCGCAAACGAAGCAATACCAAGATACAGAGAAATTTCTCTACCTTGGCAAAGAGCATTTGCTGCATGAATTAATCAAGACAGATGGCTTAACTGAGGAGGAGCTTCGGAAAAACCTCAAGAAGTTTTATTTTTCAAGCTGCAAAAAATTAATAGGGGAACGTCTGCCTATTTATCAGGCGCAGCTGAGGATAAAGCCCAAAACGGTTGAGATCGTAGAGTCCACGACGAAGTGGGGAAGCTGCAGCTCCAGCAAGCATTTAACCTTTAACTATCGTTTGGCGATGGCTCCAATTGATGTGATTGATTACGTCATTATCCATGAGCTTTGCCATCTGTTTCATATGAATCATGACCGATCCTTTTGGCGGCGCGTAGGCAGCCTTATGCCGGATTATAAAGAAAAAGAACAGTATTTGGCCAGGTATGGCGGCTTCATGACGCTCTGA
- a CDS encoding methyl-accepting chemotaxis protein — protein MKLTIKSSLITTLLMTLSLSCVSFLGYDRAKTTLEANFKEQAEQQLTVVQNYIDIWIQGTQAKYKALSQSDDVRNRDIPEILAYSNRMTEITDNPDEFAFIAPDGTLYLPGATVSVKDYPHFQRAINGETVTIDPVGSKSPGVEGTPIVLTATPVRDDQGNIVGVGNGGQPIQDLIDLISKVKLGQSGHAIVYTKDGTVVASEKPEETLQKNMADYENETLNKIVTDSTNGDTGLAEAVINGSEHMIVYGKSGMMDWGIAILVPKSEAYAEAEALLRFSIFVTIVCLLVSAAIIYTVMRKTLKPLSVMNEKLQGLSASEGDLSSRLTFETKDEIGELSRSFNGMLENLQGLIISILDKGQIVASSSSHLLGNLDQISSTVKQTTTNIQQANVGLQGQMMGYERNLGLIGEIGEGVYGILNTSNQTSGIAAEASQGAKTGNEAVGGLANQMDSIQQTVNEAAAVIKQLGARSEEIGDITSVIKSIASQTNILALNASIEAVRAGVHGKGFAVVAEEIRKLAEKSTESSNQIANLIHQVQADTTHAVGTMDKGTGEVALGLEQVGKVGVLFQTLVTTTTDVSIHMERIAAAADRLNANTERVESEIKESVQIGKNSSQSFETIAAMSEEQLASIMEINSSVEQLTRTADELKTMLNRFNV, from the coding sequence ATGAAACTAACCATCAAAAGCAGCCTGATTACCACTCTATTAATGACACTATCGCTAAGCTGTGTGTCTTTCCTTGGCTATGATAGGGCCAAAACGACATTGGAGGCAAACTTTAAGGAACAGGCGGAGCAGCAGCTGACGGTTGTTCAAAACTACATCGATATCTGGATTCAGGGCACACAGGCCAAATACAAGGCATTAAGTCAGTCCGATGACGTGAGAAACAGAGATATTCCTGAAATTCTCGCTTACAGCAACCGAATGACGGAGATCACTGATAACCCGGACGAATTTGCATTTATTGCCCCTGACGGCACGCTTTATTTGCCGGGAGCAACGGTTAGTGTAAAGGATTACCCGCATTTTCAAAGGGCGATCAACGGTGAGACCGTCACCATTGATCCGGTAGGCTCAAAGTCTCCCGGGGTGGAGGGAACTCCAATTGTGCTTACGGCTACTCCTGTAAGGGACGACCAAGGAAATATCGTTGGAGTCGGCAATGGAGGTCAGCCTATTCAGGACTTGATTGATCTCATCTCCAAAGTGAAATTGGGACAAAGCGGTCATGCGATTGTTTATACAAAGGATGGCACGGTTGTGGCCAGTGAAAAACCCGAAGAGACCCTACAGAAAAATATGGCCGATTACGAGAATGAGACGCTAAATAAAATTGTAACGGACAGCACGAATGGCGACACGGGTTTGGCTGAAGCCGTCATTAACGGCTCGGAGCATATGATCGTTTATGGAAAATCTGGCATGATGGATTGGGGCATTGCGATTTTGGTTCCCAAAAGCGAAGCCTATGCTGAAGCCGAAGCCTTGTTGCGGTTTTCGATTTTTGTAACAATCGTGTGCCTTCTGGTTTCCGCAGCAATCATCTATACGGTCATGCGCAAAACGTTAAAGCCGCTTTCCGTCATGAACGAAAAGCTGCAAGGGCTCTCCGCCAGCGAAGGCGACTTGTCCTCCAGGCTGACATTTGAAACGAAGGATGAAATCGGCGAGCTTTCCAGAAGTTTTAACGGGATGCTTGAAAATCTGCAAGGTCTGATCATTTCTATTTTGGATAAAGGACAGATTGTTGCCAGCTCATCGTCACATCTATTGGGCAATCTGGATCAAATATCATCTACCGTTAAGCAAACCACCACCAATATTCAGCAAGCAAATGTCGGATTGCAGGGCCAAATGATGGGATATGAAAGGAATTTGGGGTTAATTGGTGAAATCGGTGAAGGGGTATATGGCATTTTGAATACATCCAACCAAACCTCCGGCATAGCCGCAGAGGCTTCCCAAGGAGCAAAAACAGGCAATGAAGCCGTTGGTGGCTTGGCCAATCAGATGGATTCCATCCAACAGACGGTTAATGAAGCCGCAGCAGTCATTAAGCAATTGGGCGCGCGTTCGGAGGAGATTGGAGACATTACGTCCGTCATTAAATCAATTGCTTCCCAAACAAACATTCTGGCGCTCAACGCTTCAATCGAGGCTGTCAGAGCGGGAGTCCATGGAAAAGGGTTTGCGGTAGTGGCGGAAGAAATTCGCAAGCTTGCGGAGAAATCTACAGAATCCTCCAATCAGATAGCGAATCTCATTCATCAGGTACAAGCTGACACTACCCATGCAGTGGGGACAATGGACAAAGGTACAGGTGAAGTTGCGCTTGGTTTGGAGCAAGTGGGGAAGGTTGGCGTTTTATTCCAGACGCTAGTGACGACAACGACGGACGTATCCATTCATATGGAGAGGATTGCCGCCGCCGCCGACCGGTTAAATGCAAATACGGAGCGTGTGGAATCCGAGATTAAAGAAAGTGTGCAAATCGGCAAAAACTCATCCCAAAGCTTTGAGACGATTGCCGCCATGTCGGAAGAGCAGCTTGCCTCCATTATGGAAATAAACAGCTCTGTGGAACAACTGACACGAACAGCGGATGAGCTAAAAACGATGCTTAACCGGTTTAATGTTTAG
- a CDS encoding GCN5 family acetyltransferase yields MSSITAKPFDKEMQNTLGEITTTYHASELSQKDPSELPENVYVIEAEETMVGYGVIWEYASGKQLIEKAEKDYFSDDEKYLEKDFYIDIKNKKDFVFIEALDVLKEYEGKGHAASFINWLKAKYPKQRMYVYTLDKTRNFWFKQDFEVLGTTAWMTYN; encoded by the coding sequence ATGTCTAGCATTACAGCCAAACCATTTGATAAAGAAATGCAGAACACACTCGGCGAGATTACGACGACCTACCATGCAAGCGAATTGAGCCAGAAGGACCCATCGGAGCTGCCGGAAAACGTTTATGTGATTGAAGCAGAAGAGACGATGGTCGGCTACGGCGTTATTTGGGAATATGCAAGCGGCAAGCAGCTCATTGAAAAAGCCGAAAAGGATTATTTTAGCGATGACGAAAAATATTTGGAAAAGGACTTTTATATCGACATTAAAAATAAAAAGGATTTTGTTTTTATAGAAGCGCTGGATGTGCTGAAGGAATATGAAGGCAAAGGGCATGCGGCATCCTTTATCAACTGGCTTAAAGCGAAATATCCGAAGCAGAGAATGTATGTGTACACACTGGATAAAACGCGCAACTTCTGGTTTAAGCAAGACTTTGAAGTGCTCGGCACGACAGCCTGGATGACCTATAACTAG